The Desulfuromonas versatilis genome has a segment encoding these proteins:
- a CDS encoding PAS domain S-box protein, with product MFARIPSRRSGPGGFVRCGTRTPLLLFLGLWLLLLGLLAPAFGGAAWAGGDSTPRDILVLHSYHPGMTWTDGIMAGIQEVLAKAEHALRVLQGERASRLSVVTAAANRFKFDCRELERFHIPLSALPAKQLALHAPEPFYKIGKGPFWLALAGALLLAGACFVLVVNVLQRRKMERALRQSRENLEDAQRLAQVGSLDWDIVHDRLECSRETFRIFGVEPCGPETSYQALMAQIHPADVERVQAAIDRALRTGERLDIPYRILRADGAERFLHGRAEVTFGPAGKPTRLAGTVQDITERTEVGEALRSSEQRYRELFDNNPLPLWVYDLQSLRFLAVNEAAIQHYGFSRGEFLGMTLQEIRPAEDVPRLLENVSRVDQGLDRAGVWRHLKKDGTPIDVEIISHPLMFEGRKAEVVLANDVTQRLRAEEALLRRGRQLEMLSRASRKINQVLEIRAILRALVEASLELCGASRGAAGVMEGGRMVIREYCQDGRWIPLDLQFAPGQGVPGWVIEHRRPYISSDARHDPQVIPEIRQRLGFSNLASTPILDRQEEVVGCFEIYDKAADKPFDQQDLLMLEGLAASAAVALENARSLEARLKMERELRESEGKYRSLFEDSPISLWEEDFSGVKEFLDGLRGEGITDFREYFRQHPEAVAHCAERIAIIDINMATIDLFRASTKEDLLGNLHQVLTEDSLEQFREELVALAGGATWFETEGVNRTLDGEERVVNLRLSVAPGHEKTLGKVVVSLIDVTERRRTEAALRDSEERFRTLMEQAADAFFVHDFEGRLVDVNHAACESLGFRRDELLGMRMQDFEGDVTQRPPHAQWRKLAPGVPVTIESHHVRKDGTSFPVELRICRVQSRGESLVFALARDVSERRRAEQAQRSALAEAEGARDRVDAILRSVFDALIVTDMDNRLVLMNRAAEELLGLRLREHQLEPVELAIRDPELCAHLTSFLIAAEGEAVSSLELLDRGRGEVRYFQARSSVVQGREGLVSGVITLLRDVTRERELDRMKSEFISIAAHELRTPLTSVLGYAELLLKERELGGFSAEDRKKYLDYIYQKGEVLEHIVDDLLNLSRIESGRPIVLNTAPCELGSLIEELVPHHQKETRRHHFAVNCPGRVELVIDRGKILQVLDNLVSNAVKYSPRGGEIRILCSAGEATVQICVEDEGIGMSPEQVERVFDKFYRADTQNTAVSGLGLGMSIAKSIIEAHQGKIWVESELGKGTRVCFTLPGDGVAGD from the coding sequence TTGTTTGCTCGCATTCCCTCTCGGCGTTCAGGCCCTGGGGGCTTTGTCCGCTGCGGCACCAGGACACCTCTGCTCCTGTTTCTCGGGTTGTGGCTGCTGCTTCTCGGGCTGTTGGCTCCGGCCTTCGGCGGGGCCGCATGGGCCGGGGGCGACAGCACACCCAGGGATATCCTGGTCCTGCACTCCTACCATCCAGGCATGACTTGGACCGACGGCATCATGGCCGGGATCCAGGAGGTGCTGGCAAAGGCGGAGCACGCCCTGCGCGTCCTTCAGGGGGAGCGGGCATCGAGGCTCTCCGTGGTCACGGCCGCGGCCAATCGCTTCAAGTTCGATTGCCGGGAACTCGAGCGTTTCCACATCCCGCTCTCCGCACTTCCCGCCAAACAGCTTGCCCTTCACGCCCCGGAGCCCTTTTACAAGATCGGCAAGGGGCCTTTCTGGTTGGCTCTGGCCGGCGCCCTGCTGCTGGCGGGAGCCTGCTTCGTCCTGGTGGTGAACGTGCTGCAGCGGCGCAAGATGGAACGGGCCCTGCGGCAGAGCCGGGAGAATCTCGAAGACGCCCAGCGGTTGGCCCAGGTGGGGAGCCTGGACTGGGACATCGTGCACGACCGCCTGGAGTGCAGCCGGGAAACCTTCCGGATCTTCGGCGTCGAACCCTGCGGTCCCGAAACCTCCTACCAGGCGTTGATGGCCCAGATCCACCCTGCCGACGTCGAGCGGGTTCAGGCGGCCATCGACCGGGCTCTGCGTACCGGCGAGCGCCTGGACATCCCCTATCGCATCCTCCGGGCCGATGGAGCCGAGCGGTTTCTCCACGGCCGGGCCGAAGTGACTTTCGGGCCGGCCGGCAAACCGACGCGGCTGGCGGGAACGGTCCAGGACATTACCGAGCGGACCGAGGTGGGCGAAGCCCTGCGCAGTTCGGAGCAACGCTATCGCGAGTTGTTCGACAACAATCCGCTCCCCCTTTGGGTCTATGATCTGCAATCCTTGCGGTTTCTTGCCGTCAACGAGGCCGCGATCCAGCATTACGGTTTTTCCCGGGGGGAGTTTCTGGGGATGACCCTCCAGGAGATCCGACCAGCGGAGGATGTTCCGCGTTTGCTGGAGAACGTGTCCCGGGTCGATCAGGGCCTGGACCGGGCAGGGGTCTGGAGACACCTGAAAAAGGATGGCACTCCCATCGATGTGGAAATCATCTCCCATCCTTTGATGTTCGAGGGGCGCAAGGCCGAAGTGGTGCTGGCCAACGACGTCACCCAGCGGCTGCGGGCCGAAGAGGCGCTACTGCGTCGTGGCCGCCAGCTGGAGATGCTTTCCCGGGCCAGCCGCAAAATCAACCAGGTGCTGGAAATCCGGGCCATCCTGCGGGCCCTGGTGGAAGCCTCCCTGGAGCTGTGCGGTGCCAGCCGGGGGGCCGCGGGGGTCATGGAAGGGGGCCGGATGGTCATCAGGGAATACTGCCAGGATGGACGGTGGATTCCCCTGGATCTCCAGTTCGCTCCCGGGCAGGGGGTCCCCGGGTGGGTCATCGAACATCGCCGGCCCTACATCTCCAGCGATGCCAGGCACGATCCCCAGGTCATCCCGGAAATCCGCCAGCGCCTGGGTTTCAGCAACCTGGCCAGCACCCCGATCCTCGATCGCCAGGAAGAGGTGGTGGGGTGCTTCGAGATTTATGACAAGGCGGCCGATAAGCCCTTCGACCAACAGGATCTGCTCATGCTCGAGGGGCTGGCCGCCAGCGCCGCCGTGGCCCTGGAGAACGCCCGTTCGCTGGAAGCCCGGTTAAAAATGGAGCGGGAGCTGCGGGAGAGCGAGGGGAAATACCGCTCACTGTTCGAGGACTCCCCCATCTCCCTGTGGGAGGAGGACTTCTCGGGGGTCAAGGAGTTCCTGGACGGGTTGCGGGGCGAAGGGATAACCGATTTCCGGGAATATTTCCGGCAGCACCCGGAGGCCGTGGCCCATTGCGCCGAGCGGATCGCGATCATCGACATCAACATGGCGACCATCGACCTGTTTCGGGCTTCCACCAAGGAGGACCTGCTCGGCAACCTGCATCAGGTTCTGACCGAGGATTCCCTGGAGCAGTTCCGCGAGGAACTGGTGGCGCTGGCCGGGGGGGCGACCTGGTTCGAGACCGAGGGCGTCAACCGTACCCTGGATGGCGAGGAACGGGTGGTCAACCTGCGGCTTTCCGTTGCTCCGGGCCATGAGAAAACCCTCGGCAAGGTGGTGGTTTCCCTGATCGACGTCACCGAGCGCCGGCGCACCGAGGCCGCGCTTCGCGACAGCGAGGAGCGCTTCCGTACGCTGATGGAGCAGGCGGCGGATGCCTTTTTCGTTCACGATTTCGAAGGGCGGCTGGTCGATGTCAACCATGCCGCCTGCGAGAGTCTCGGCTTTCGTCGGGATGAGCTGCTCGGGATGCGGATGCAGGATTTCGAGGGGGATGTCACACAGCGCCCGCCCCATGCCCAGTGGCGTAAGCTGGCTCCCGGGGTTCCGGTGACCATTGAAAGCCACCATGTACGCAAGGACGGAACTTCCTTTCCTGTCGAATTGCGGATCTGTCGGGTGCAATCCCGGGGCGAGTCGCTGGTATTCGCCCTGGCCAGGGACGTTTCCGAGCGGCGGCGGGCGGAACAGGCGCAGCGCAGCGCATTGGCAGAGGCCGAAGGGGCCCGCGACCGGGTCGATGCCATCCTGCGCTCGGTTTTCGACGCCTTGATCGTCACCGACATGGACAACCGTCTGGTGCTGATGAACCGGGCCGCCGAGGAGCTGCTCGGTCTGCGTCTCAGGGAGCACCAGTTGGAGCCGGTCGAACTGGCGATCCGCGATCCCGAGCTCTGCGCCCACCTCACCAGTTTTCTGATCGCTGCCGAGGGGGAGGCGGTCAGCAGCCTGGAGCTGCTCGATCGGGGGCGGGGCGAGGTGCGTTATTTTCAGGCCCGCTCCTCGGTGGTTCAGGGGCGCGAGGGCCTGGTGTCGGGGGTCATCACTCTGCTGCGCGATGTGACCCGCGAGCGGGAGCTGGACCGGATGAAAAGCGAATTCATCTCCATCGCGGCCCATGAGCTGCGCACCCCGCTGACCTCGGTTCTGGGCTACGCGGAACTGTTGCTCAAGGAGCGGGAATTGGGCGGTTTCAGCGCCGAGGATCGTAAGAAATACCTGGACTATATCTACCAGAAGGGCGAAGTCCTCGAACACATCGTCGACGATCTGCTCAACCTAAGCCGGATCGAGTCGGGGCGTCCCATCGTGCTCAACACGGCCCCCTGCGAGTTGGGATCGCTCATCGAGGAACTGGTGCCCCATCATCAGAAGGAGACCCGTCGCCATCACTTTGCGGTGAATTGCCCGGGGCGGGTGGAGCTGGTGATCGACCGGGGCAAGATCCTCCAGGTGCTGGACAACCTGGTGAGCAACGCGGTGAAATACTCGCCGCGCGGCGGCGAAATCAGGATCCTATGTTCCGCGGGGGAGGCCACAGTGCAGATCTGCGTTGAAGACGAGGGGATCGGTATGTCGCCGGAGCAGGTTGAAAGGGTTTTCGACAAGTTCTACCGTGCCGATACCCAGAATACGGCCGTCAGTGGGCTGGGCCTGGGAATGAGCATCGCCAAAAGCATCATTGAGGCCCATCAGGGGAAAATCTGGGTGGAAAGCGAATTGGGCAAGGGGACCCGGGTCTGCTTTACCCTGCCCGGCGACGGCGTGGCGGGCGACTGA
- a CDS encoding ferritin-like domain-containing protein — MTEKIDVQEAIRRSIQTEKNAMDFYRLAATHMRDPEAKRAFELLAKEEHEHAHWFFDIYQGPRIPDFEDFMSAPQAHESDWLSDLEKILVENFNERKALEMAMDKELKLEKHLREMAEKMDDPAVRKVFIANADSTHNHYILIESEYARLMGMVHETDIDTYVRE; from the coding sequence ATGACCGAAAAAATCGATGTCCAGGAAGCCATCCGGCGCTCCATCCAGACGGAAAAAAACGCCATGGATTTCTACCGTCTGGCCGCCACCCATATGCGCGACCCCGAAGCCAAAAGGGCCTTCGAACTGCTGGCGAAGGAGGAACATGAGCATGCCCACTGGTTTTTCGACATCTACCAGGGGCCCAGGATCCCCGATTTCGAAGATTTCATGAGCGCTCCCCAGGCCCACGAATCCGACTGGCTCTCCGACCTCGAGAAAATCCTGGTGGAGAACTTCAACGAGCGCAAGGCCTTGGAGATGGCCATGGACAAGGAGCTGAAGCTGGAAAAGCACCTGCGCGAGATGGCGGAGAAGATGGACGACCCGGCGGTGCGGAAAGTCTTCATCGCCAACGCCGACTCGACCCACAACCACTATATTCTGATCGAATCGGAGTATGCCCGGCTGATGGGGATGGTGCACGAAACCGACATCGACACCTACGTCAGGGAATAG
- a CDS encoding ferritin — MMLSPKLQDALNEQMKNEFFSAYLYMAIAGYFESEDLPGIASWMRVQALEEMTHGEKFFNFITDAAGRTDFRGFEAPRNEFASPVEAFKYSLKHENFVTDSINKLMDLAKAESNHAAQIFLQWFVTEQVEEEASFGLILRKLERIGNDGNGLLRLDEELGARVFVPPTAGA, encoded by the coding sequence ATGATGCTCAGCCCCAAATTGCAGGATGCGCTCAACGAACAGATGAAAAACGAATTCTTCTCGGCCTACCTCTACATGGCCATCGCCGGCTACTTCGAGTCGGAGGATCTGCCCGGCATCGCCAGCTGGATGAGGGTTCAAGCCCTCGAGGAGATGACCCACGGCGAGAAGTTCTTCAACTTCATCACCGACGCGGCCGGTCGCACCGACTTCCGCGGTTTCGAGGCTCCCCGCAACGAATTCGCCTCGCCTGTCGAAGCCTTCAAGTACAGCCTCAAGCACGAGAACTTCGTCACCGACAGCATCAACAAACTGATGGACTTGGCCAAGGCCGAGAGCAACCACGCCGCGCAGATCTTCCTGCAGTGGTTCGTGACCGAGCAGGTCGAGGAAGAGGCCAGCTTCGGCCTGATCCTGCGCAAGCTCGAGCGCATCGGCAACGACGGCAACGGCCTGCTGCGCCTCGACGAAGAACTCGGCGCGCGGGTCTTCGTTCCGCCGACAGCCGGGGCCTGA
- the yihA gene encoding ribosome biogenesis GTP-binding protein YihA/YsxC, which translates to MIVRSAEFVKSATRPDNYPPAEMPEVAFAGRSNVGKSSLINVLVNRRGLVRTSSTPGRTQLLNFFDINGTFSLVDLPGYGFAKVPLAVKKQWGPMIRTYLGGRPSLKAVVHLVDLRRVPNEEDLQLLDWLEEYEIPTIPVITKADKVPRSRRERQIKGILEATGLPRDAFTLFSAITREGRDEIWQRIEAALGLQADNEGQRD; encoded by the coding sequence ATGATCGTCCGGTCCGCAGAATTTGTCAAAAGTGCCACACGGCCCGATAACTACCCCCCCGCCGAGATGCCCGAAGTGGCCTTCGCCGGGCGCAGCAACGTGGGCAAGAGCTCCCTGATCAACGTGCTGGTCAACCGGCGGGGCCTGGTTCGCACCTCCTCCACGCCTGGACGGACCCAGCTGCTTAATTTCTTCGACATCAACGGCACTTTCTCGCTGGTCGACCTGCCGGGGTACGGCTTTGCCAAGGTCCCCCTGGCGGTCAAGAAGCAGTGGGGGCCGATGATCCGCACCTACCTGGGCGGGCGGCCCAGCCTCAAGGCCGTGGTGCACCTGGTCGACCTGCGCCGGGTGCCCAACGAAGAGGATCTGCAGCTGCTCGACTGGCTCGAGGAGTACGAGATCCCCACCATCCCGGTCATCACCAAGGCCGACAAGGTGCCCCGCAGCCGGCGGGAGCGGCAGATCAAGGGGATTCTCGAGGCGACCGGGCTCCCCCGCGACGCCTTCACCCTCTTTTCGGCCATTACCCGGGAGGGGCGCGACGAAATCTGGCAGCGGATCGAAGCGGCCCTTGGCCTGCAGGCGGACAACGAGGGCCAAAGAGATTGA
- a CDS encoding cob(I)yrinic acid a,c-diamide adenosyltransferase: MQQGLIQVYTGEGKGKTTAALGLVVRALGQGLRVLLVRLLKPVDPPSGEVLFLQQCPGIDVLTSGIGIIGRRPDPAEVAASVLATLEQAEQRLKAGGYDLVVFDEINNALHRGYLPLEWVERFLASRPAGLEVVLTGRNAPREILARADLVTRMEAVRHPLKAGIPARRGIEY, from the coding sequence TTGCAGCAGGGGCTTATTCAGGTCTACACGGGCGAGGGCAAGGGCAAGACCACTGCGGCGCTGGGGCTGGTAGTGCGGGCTCTCGGCCAGGGGTTGCGGGTGCTGCTGGTGCGCCTGCTGAAGCCCGTCGATCCGCCCAGCGGAGAAGTGTTGTTTCTGCAGCAGTGCCCCGGCATCGACGTCCTGACCTCGGGGATCGGCATTATCGGCCGCCGGCCCGACCCGGCCGAAGTCGCCGCCAGCGTCCTCGCCACCCTCGAGCAGGCCGAACAGCGGCTCAAAGCCGGCGGCTACGACCTGGTGGTGTTCGATGAGATCAACAACGCCCTGCATCGCGGTTACCTCCCCCTGGAGTGGGTGGAGCGGTTTCTGGCCTCCCGCCCAGCCGGCCTCGAGGTGGTGCTGACCGGGCGCAACGCGCCGCGGGAGATCCTCGCCCGGGCCGACCTGGTGACCCGCATGGAGGCGGTGCGCCACCCGCTCAAGGCGGGCATCCCGGCCCGGCGCGGCATCGAGTACTGA
- the cobU gene encoding bifunctional adenosylcobinamide kinase/adenosylcobinamide-phosphate guanylyltransferase, producing the protein MALTFITGGTRSGKSEYAQRLAEQCPGPLLYVATAGIHDGEMAERVRLHRLARGERWQTLEEPLDLAGKLPSAAAGAGAVLIDCVTLWLTNLLLHHGEDEAQVLGEVERFIGALPLVEAPLFLVSNEIGFGIVPENRLARRFRDLAGTANQRLAAAAAEAWLVVSGIPLKLK; encoded by the coding sequence ATGGCCCTGACCTTCATCACCGGCGGCACCCGCTCGGGGAAGAGCGAATACGCCCAGCGCCTGGCCGAACAGTGCCCGGGGCCGCTGCTCTACGTCGCCACCGCCGGTATTCACGACGGCGAGATGGCCGAGCGGGTCCGGCTGCACCGGCTCGCCCGGGGCGAGCGCTGGCAGACCCTCGAAGAACCCCTCGACCTGGCTGGAAAATTGCCGTCGGCCGCAGCGGGGGCAGGGGCGGTGTTAATCGACTGCGTGACCCTGTGGCTGACCAACCTGCTGCTCCACCACGGCGAGGACGAAGCCCAGGTGCTGGGCGAGGTCGAGCGCTTCATCGGCGCACTCCCCCTGGTCGAGGCGCCGCTGTTTTTGGTTTCCAATGAGATCGGCTTCGGCATCGTCCCCGAAAACCGCCTGGCCCGGCGCTTCCGCGACCTGGCCGGGACCGCCAACCAGCGCTTGGCCGCCGCCGCCGCCGAGGCCTGGCTGGTGGTTTCGGGGATTCCGTTAAAATTGAAATGA
- the cobT gene encoding nicotinate-nucleotide--dimethylbenzimidazole phosphoribosyltransferase — MDLETALKNISAVDPARLGDIQDHLDRQAKPRGSLGRLEEFARRFAAITGRREIRKKAVFTFAGDHGVTEEGVSAFPREVTPQMVLNFLSGGAAINALARHAGAEVIVVDMGVDYDFEPREGLLLKKVGRGTRNFAKGPAMSREEAVRCLETGIELAVWAREQGFDLVGTGDMGIGNTTPSAAIAAVFTGLPVSSVTHRGTGIGDAALANKVRVIEAGIALNAPDAKDPVDVLAKVGGYEIGGIAGLVLGCAAVGLPVVVDGFISTAGALIAAELHPQVRDYIFAAHQSVEIGHSHMLERIGQRPILNLDMRLGEGTGGALAMELIDASLQALREVRTFDAAGVSEGDER; from the coding sequence ATGGATCTTGAAACCGCTCTGAAAAATATCTCTGCCGTCGACCCGGCCCGGCTCGGCGATATCCAGGATCATCTCGATCGCCAGGCTAAGCCGCGCGGTTCGCTGGGGCGCCTCGAGGAGTTCGCACGGCGCTTCGCCGCCATCACCGGCCGCAGGGAGATCCGCAAAAAGGCCGTTTTCACCTTCGCCGGGGATCACGGCGTGACCGAGGAGGGGGTGAGCGCCTTTCCCCGCGAAGTCACCCCGCAGATGGTGCTCAATTTCCTCAGCGGCGGCGCGGCGATCAACGCCCTGGCCCGTCACGCCGGGGCCGAGGTCATCGTCGTCGACATGGGGGTCGACTACGACTTCGAGCCCCGCGAGGGACTGCTGTTGAAAAAGGTCGGCCGCGGCACCCGCAATTTCGCCAAGGGACCGGCCATGAGCCGGGAGGAGGCGGTGCGCTGCCTGGAGACCGGCATCGAACTGGCCGTCTGGGCCAGGGAGCAGGGTTTCGACCTGGTCGGCACCGGCGACATGGGGATCGGCAACACCACCCCTTCGGCGGCCATCGCCGCGGTCTTCACCGGGCTGCCGGTCTCCAGCGTCACTCACCGCGGCACCGGAATCGGCGACGCCGCCCTGGCCAACAAGGTGCGGGTGATCGAGGCCGGCATCGCCCTCAACGCCCCCGATGCCAAGGACCCGGTGGACGTGCTCGCCAAGGTCGGCGGTTACGAGATCGGCGGCATCGCCGGGCTGGTGCTGGGCTGTGCGGCGGTGGGCCTGCCGGTGGTGGTGGACGGCTTCATCTCCACCGCCGGGGCGCTGATCGCCGCGGAGCTGCACCCCCAGGTGCGCGATTACATCTTTGCCGCCCACCAGTCGGTGGAGATCGGCCACAGCCACATGCTCGAGCGCATCGGCCAGCGGCCGATCCTCAACCTCGACATGCGCCTCGGCGAGGGGACCGGCGGCGCCCTGGCCATGGAGCTGATCGACGCCTCCCTGCAGGCGCTGCGCGAGGTGCGCACCTTCGACGCCGCCGGGGTCTCGGAAGGGGACGAGCGATGA
- the cobS gene encoding adenosylcobinamide-GDP ribazoletransferase yields the protein MKREWEDFRIAGAFLTVFPVARGLSMEPRRLAGSMAFFPAIGLAMGLALVVINWALGHFLPRPVLDCLLVLVLIAATGALHLDGIADLIDGLAGGKDREGTLRIMKDSRVGAMGVVGLVMVLLLKYLCLFNTPLELKSAALIFMPTAGRWIQVVLASYCRYVRAEGGTGGAFVDHVAEREVLLATGTLLAAALVLFRLEGVFLVFLLGLAAMVLMRYFNARLGGVTGDVLGAATEVVEVLSLLLVLGMFASA from the coding sequence ATGAAACGTGAGTGGGAAGATTTCCGCATCGCCGGGGCCTTCCTGACCGTCTTCCCCGTCGCCCGGGGGCTCTCCATGGAGCCCAGGCGCCTGGCCGGCAGCATGGCTTTTTTCCCCGCCATCGGCCTGGCCATGGGGCTGGCGCTGGTGGTGATCAACTGGGCGCTCGGACATTTTCTGCCTCGGCCGGTGCTCGACTGCCTGCTGGTGCTGGTGCTCATCGCCGCCACCGGGGCCCTGCATCTGGACGGCATCGCCGATCTGATCGACGGGCTGGCCGGCGGCAAGGACCGCGAGGGGACGCTGCGTATCATGAAGGACAGCCGGGTCGGCGCCATGGGCGTGGTCGGCCTGGTGATGGTGCTGCTGCTCAAGTACCTCTGCCTGTTCAACACCCCCCTGGAGCTGAAGTCGGCGGCGCTGATCTTCATGCCGACCGCGGGACGCTGGATCCAGGTGGTGCTCGCCTCCTACTGCCGCTACGTCCGCGCCGAGGGGGGGACCGGCGGCGCCTTTGTCGACCATGTGGCCGAGCGCGAAGTCCTCCTCGCCACCGGCACCCTGCTGGCCGCGGCCCTGGTGCTGTTCCGTCTGGAGGGGGTGTTTCTGGTGTTCCTGCTCGGGCTGGCCGCCATGGTGCTGATGCGCTATTTCAACGCCCGTCTCGGCGGAGTGACCGGCGACGTGCTCGGCGCGGCGACGGAAGTGGTGGAGGTCTTGAGCCTGCTGCTGGTGCTGGGGATGTTCGCTTCGGCATAA
- the cobC gene encoding alpha-ribazole phosphatase, which yields MEMSHTRIYLVRHGQVEGFEEKRYNGQADVALTALGHDQYRQLAGRLAAKPLAAVYSSDLSRCLEGARLLAEPHGLVPEAFAELRELNIGHWEGQTWKELQARYPAEWQARLADLENYRVPGGESARDMAERALPVIRQLAERHRGQEILVVGHGGLNRVILLDVIGAPFKRLFHIEQNFGCLNIIDYYADGIAVVKLLNG from the coding sequence ATGGAAATGAGCCATACCCGCATCTACCTGGTGCGTCACGGCCAGGTCGAGGGGTTCGAAGAGAAGCGCTACAACGGCCAGGCCGATGTGGCGCTGACCGCCCTGGGGCACGACCAGTACCGGCAGCTGGCCGGGCGCCTGGCGGCCAAGCCGCTGGCCGCGGTCTACAGCAGCGACCTCTCCCGCTGCCTGGAGGGGGCGCGGCTGCTGGCCGAACCGCACGGGCTGGTCCCGGAGGCCTTTGCCGAACTGCGCGAGCTCAACATCGGCCACTGGGAGGGGCAGACCTGGAAAGAGCTGCAGGCCCGCTACCCCGCGGAGTGGCAGGCGCGCCTCGCCGACCTGGAGAACTACCGGGTCCCCGGCGGGGAGAGCGCCCGCGACATGGCCGAACGCGCCCTGCCGGTGATCCGCCAGTTGGCCGAGCGCCACCGCGGCCAGGAGATCCTGGTGGTCGGCCACGGCGGGCTCAACCGCGTCATCCTGCTCGATGTCATCGGCGCCCCTTTCAAGCGCCTGTTCCATATCGAGCAGAACTTCGGCTGCCTGAACATCATCGACTACTACGCCGACGGCATCGCCGTGGTGAAGCTGCTGAACGGGTGA
- a CDS encoding cobyrinate a,c-diamide synthase, whose product MKPLIISAPSSGCGKTTVTLGLLAALRRRGVRVAPFKVGPDFIDPGHHAAACGRVSRNLDGWMCGEAWVRGAFARGCAGAEVAVVEGVMGLFDGASGASDVGSSAEIARWLGGQAVLVVDARAQARSAAALVQGFAGFEPRLEFAGVIFNRVGSPGHAEMLREAVASVPGLPPVLGCLPRAEDLAMPERHLGLVTAGEGAVDAEFFARVADWVEAGVDLDALLALPGVRASENGAQKVTFQDLTPGSGRRVRIGVGRDAAFCFYYPDNLELLEQAGAELVFFSPLGDGRLPVDLDGLYLGGGYPELHTASLAANRALLEEIRRAAENGLPVYAECGGFMALARGIDGVAMAGIFPAEARMLPRRRALGYREVSLTADSPLGPTGTVARGHEFHYSEMALPPEVERVYRMTRRAGVDAGEEGYRIGNTLGSYVHLHFGSNPQLARNFVEFCRHAKG is encoded by the coding sequence ATGAAACCTCTGATCATCTCCGCACCCAGCAGCGGCTGCGGCAAAACCACCGTCACCCTCGGCCTGCTGGCCGCGCTGCGCCGGCGGGGGGTGCGCGTGGCCCCGTTCAAAGTCGGCCCGGACTTCATCGACCCGGGCCACCATGCCGCAGCCTGCGGCCGGGTTTCGCGCAACCTCGACGGCTGGATGTGCGGCGAGGCCTGGGTGCGGGGCGCCTTCGCCCGCGGCTGCGCCGGGGCCGAGGTCGCAGTGGTCGAGGGGGTGATGGGGCTGTTCGACGGGGCGAGCGGCGCCTCGGATGTCGGCAGCTCCGCCGAGATCGCCCGCTGGCTGGGCGGCCAGGCGGTGCTGGTGGTCGACGCCCGGGCCCAGGCGCGCAGCGCCGCCGCCCTGGTCCAGGGTTTCGCCGGCTTCGAGCCGCGCCTGGAGTTCGCCGGGGTGATCTTCAACCGGGTCGGCAGCCCCGGCCATGCCGAAATGCTGCGCGAGGCAGTGGCCTCGGTGCCGGGCCTGCCGCCGGTCCTCGGCTGCCTGCCGCGGGCGGAGGACCTGGCCATGCCCGAGCGGCACCTGGGGCTGGTCACCGCCGGGGAAGGGGCGGTGGACGCGGAGTTTTTCGCCCGGGTGGCGGACTGGGTCGAAGCTGGAGTGGACCTGGACGCCCTGCTGGCCCTGCCGGGGGTTCGCGCATCGGAAAACGGAGCCCAAAAAGTCACATTTCAAGACCTGACCCCGGGTTCGGGGCGCAGGGTGCGGATCGGGGTGGGGCGGGATGCGGCCTTTTGCTTCTACTATCCCGACAACCTGGAGCTGCTCGAGCAGGCCGGGGCCGAGCTGGTCTTCTTTTCCCCGCTGGGTGACGGGCGGCTCCCTGTGGATCTGGACGGTCTCTATCTCGGCGGCGGCTACCCCGAGCTGCATACCGCAAGCCTGGCGGCCAACCGGGCCCTTTTGGAGGAGATCCGCCGGGCCGCAGAAAACGGGCTGCCGGTCTACGCCGAGTGCGGCGGCTTCATGGCCCTGGCCCGCGGCATCGACGGCGTGGCCATGGCCGGCATCTTTCCCGCCGAGGCACGGATGCTGCCGCGCCGCCGGGCGCTCGGCTACCGCGAGGTGTCCCTGACCGCCGACTCGCCGCTCGGCCCGACGGGGACCGTCGCCCGGGGGCACGAGTTCCACTACTCGGAGATGGCCCTGCCGCCAGAGGTGGAGCGGGTCTACCGCATGACCCGCCGCGCCGGGGTGGATGCCGGCGAAGAGGGCTACCGCATCGGCAACACGCTAGGCTCCTACGTGCACCTGCATTTCGGCAGCAACCCGCAGCTGGCGAGAAATTTCGTCGAATTCTGCCGCCATGCCAAAGGCTGA